A window of Glycine soja cultivar W05 chromosome 2, ASM419377v2, whole genome shotgun sequence genomic DNA:
TATGTTTGCATGCTTTGAATAGTTGACCTCCAATCGCTTTCCAAACAACATGGCTCCCTATATTTCAAATTGACAAGGTTTTAGTGACCAGTTCAAAACTAGAGCAGAAAAAATACATAACGATTAATCTGCATGCCACAATGAAAATATATgcagaataaataatataacctAGTACTCCTATTTATACTAACATTTAGGTCAAGTACTAGTAGTAAAaccataattataaaaatagtaaaaccaTAATATATCTTCAGGCACAATTataacaaacaacaataacCTTTCACATTAGTAAAGATATCACATGATCCAGCATAAGGTGTACAAGAAACAAACCTTCAGAAAATGTACTGCCAATTCAGCTTGAAAACCATCTCCCATCTGGATAAGTGCATGATCTGGCTTATTTCGGAGAAGTTTAATTCTGACAATGTTCCCATAAATGGAGAACAAGTTGAACATTTTATCCTCATCTATTCTCTGGAAAAAAATTCAAgccaaatatatttaataaaaatggaGAGAACTTTCTAGAAAAAAGGCAGAAATATCAAGGCAGCATACTCACATCGGGATTGAGATTTGCGACAAGAACTGTACACCTTTCATTTGTTCCAGTTATGCCAGGAGGCAAACCTCCCCCAAAGGCAGCTGCAATTGCTGCAGCATTGGCCAtctaaaattcaaaacaaattaatacGCAGGATTGATTTGTCATATTTTGTGTCCGGTATAGCATATAATCAAAACCTACAGAGAaagcttaaaataaaaactgattttcttttttacaaacaATTAAGATAAGCCAAACATGCATTaaatagaaatgaaaagaagaatTCATTTACATGCATGTCAACAAAAAGTCATAGCAATAGggttttttttacacaaatcatAGCAATAGGTTAGTAATATAATGATTGTCCTTTACCACTAAATGGAATCCCAAACTGTTAAAAAAGAAAGCCCAACAAATTCCTCTTTTCTAATGAAactccattttttaaaaaaattaaaaaatataaagtccCATCAGGAAATTATTTTGCTAAAGATCAGCAAACTCAAATTCCACCATTTGGTTGGGTACAATCATGCAAACCCAAGTATTCAgatttaagaatatatatatatatatatatatatatatatataaagtaaatgAAGAGAAAACAACTACTAACTCACTAGACATTTATGGTGCTACTTTTCATAAGATGCAgattgataataaattaattatttcctcATATATTCAACTGTGTATCAATAATTGCAAACAAAACTTCAACTTGGCTTGAAAAACATCCACCTGAGAGAATCCACCTGTAAAAGGAAAATTACAGATATTAGTTATACCAAAAAAACAATAAGATAAACAAAGCAAACCAACCAAagcaaattaaaatatgtagcACCTGCCCTGGCTCCAGAATGCATGCCTCCTGCATCACCATATCCAGGCTATTTCATAGGAGACAAAGAATGAAGTGACAAAGTATTAGAAACAACTTGACAAAGGTCAACGAGGAGATCTGATTCATAAGTACACAGAAAAGTATCATAGAACATACTTGTGAAGATCGACCTTTCTGCTCTGTAGGCAGATTAGGGTTTGTGAAGTCCCTGTGGAACATGAGTAAACTCagtaataattattacaatgTTATAAAAGGgatcaagttaaaaaaaatgaatgaatgaataaataaataaagaaccaACTGAGTCACCTTGAACGGTCATTATTGTAGTTCACTTGTAGTTCATCAAGGCTGCAATAAACATGAATTAATGTccaaccaaaaataaataaataaatggcaaAGACAGATAGATGGGGGATACAAGATTGATCAACTGCATAGAAGCATAACATAAGTCTCTAAACCCAGAAACGACTAAAGGATGAAATTTCTGAGATAAATTTAACCTACTTTGAGAACTGAATGTCCAGCTGACAACAACCATCATAAATATTGCGTCCCTAGAAATTGCAAGAAGTACAATCAGCATATCAGAAAAATAATATCAGAATTAACTAGCCAAGTAATGCCACAAGCTCCATGTAAACGAAAAACAACCTGAAGAGTACTTCTGGCAGTAACAGCACTTTGACGGGATTGATACTGGATGAGAGCCTGAAAGCCTACACAGTTTTTAAACATGGGATGAAACAAGTAATAGAACACGTGCACAAATCAAATATAAAGATAGTCTTCTTCCATAAAAAGCTAGAAACATAATTTCGTCAATATCAAATAACTCATTTTcctatttatctaaaaaaaaaaggatttatatatctcaaaataaattattacatgaACCAAATATATCCTCAATTCACCCCGTGAAGGCccctaagacaaaaaaaaaatcttaataggaaaagaaagagagaggaagAAATCTGAGAGAATCTGACCAGctgacttctggaatgttacaaTCTTTTCCACAAATCCATGGGGAGAAAACACTTGATGTAGCACATCCGCTGTTATAGGATACAGCATGTGATGAACTGTAACTAAGAGAATTCGATTTGGCTGTGCATCCAGAGAGTTGCCGACAGCAGACAGcatagagaaagagaagagagagagagaaaggagaaTAAATAGAGAAGTTTGtgataaagagaaagaaaactacagaaaaaaaaaattacactaaacTTGTTGCAATGGAAGTCTAAGAACAATGTAAATATTATAGGGGCGAAAAcatcacataaaaaaataaagaatacaaattttctgtttttaccACAACAAACAGGTTGAGGCATATATTTTtccatttaaagaaaaaaccacAAAATACCAACCTCATCTTCTCGTGCTTGATTTTGATCCATTGTAGTTAGTTCTTGATGTGAGGAAAACTGGACATAAACATTTCTCCCCCTAGAATGAAACAATAAGATAAGATAACTATGTAATGAATAATGATTTCTTAACATCAACAGGAACCAATATCCCTTTTACAAATCTCTAAACAAGACATCCAAGATCAAGTTATCAAAACACTACCCTTTTActatgagtttttattttaattatgaataGCTTTAGTTTATcaattttgactattttttagtatgtgtgtgttaaaaatattagaatagcaGTTGTCCCACTATCCGCGGTGTCGCTATCCCATTTCCAGAGTCGGCAGCCCTGTGCCACTATCCAGGATTGACAACTATTCATTTGAGAGGGGGctatgtttcttataattaggCCTAGAGGTAGTAGTATTCAAGGCAATCACATAAAGGTTTTAAAAGAGAAAGTACATAATCTATTAATACCTTATGCTTGGCTGGACATTTGCATAAAATTGTAAAGCATTAACTGCAGAAGGAATATCTTGCATTTGAAGAAGAGCCTGCAAGAGCAATAGAttatacaaataaaagaaaatatttagtaataatTCAGCCTTGAATTCTAAGAATCTAAGGAAAACAGAAAATAcattgaatgcatgaagaaaacCTGATTTTTGGCACGCAACATCACAAGCTTTGTTATTACTCCAAAAGGCTGAAATAGTTGAAGCAAATCATTCTGCAACCAGATGAGTTATGATTTATAAATCACTGAAGAAATTTGAAAAGTAACATTTTATATGTGATTAGCAGAATTTTCTTTTCTGACATGATCTTGCAGCTTCCTTTTATATACACATAGCCATTAATGTTGAATAGAACAAgcaattttttagtttataatgtCCAACTTTGTTTTATATACCCAATACTCTACACAATATAGAAGGCTCAGAAATCAAGGATTGGTTTTACTTTTGCATCTAGAGATCCAAAGTAGAGCTAACAAAAACTGTTACAATCAATAACAGAACCAATAAGAGAAATAGAAAGTATAGAACTGAAGACAAGAAGAGCTAGAAATGTCACTTTCTTTCCCGGACGAGTACATACTACAGAAATTACCATTCTGGCCATGACAGAGCTAAAGCTAGTGCAACTGAGCCATGGTAAAGCCATGACACAATCATATAACAAAAAGAAGAGTAAGAAATAGAGAAATAATATACTTCAGATATCTCATGCCCCACATTTCGAACGTGAATGACCTTGGAAGGTTCAGCCATTGCAAATTACCTagacaaaacaaacaacaaaaagttttaaaaattaaaataaaaaacataatcaatatttttgcATCTGTTGCTGTTTTGTTTTCATTACAATTCAAACATGCAAGAAAACGCTCACTCAGAAACTCAACAACAGTCATTCATTCCAATTGTTTTTCAaaacccaattcacagcaaatcaAGATTCAAATGGATAAATTTTGGGGCTTTCTGAAACCAATTGCAAATCGCgtaaaaaattcaaactttatcTCCTACTCAATCGAACTCACGAAAAACTCAGATACCCAATTGAGGAGGTGAATCTACGAGTGAGTAGAACAAAAAgtgataaacaaaaaaatgacaCGCGGCAAAAGGGCATATCCGAATCACAAAAAAGAGCACAAAAAGCTCATCAAATTCGCATCACGTTGGCACACGCTGCAAATCGTACAGAATGAGAAGATAACACTCAGAAgcagatagagagagagagagagagagtacttGCCTCAAAATATTGAGTGAGAGAGAGACGGAGAGAAGGGGGAAGAGAGAAACAGAACAAGGTTAACAAGAGGAGGTGCTAACGGTGTCGTGAATTTCTTGCCCTATGTATGTAATCATATTTAAGCCCAAAAAAACATAAGAATTGACCGAAAAataattcctatttttttaatttctcattaattttctataaaatttaatacaaaacatttatactaatattttgatatctggattgcataagaaaaaaatattgaattatcaattaatttcttaaaattgtaATGGTAGctcaaattaatttctaaaactaGTAAAGTAGTAAAATTATGTTTGAACCCATTAATTTagtctctaaaaaaattgtaatgaatggtcaaacaaatatttattgagTGAATCATAagtttatttcttgaaaaattgTTGGTCAGAtctctaaaattaataaaatgacaaaaaaaatctctaaaattgtatattatcaattattttagtctttaaattatAATGGATCATTAAATTAGTccctaaaataaatgaaatataaaaataattcctaAATCAATTTAtagtaatattttaattcaGGAATCGCATaaggaaaatatttattgactcaattatcaatttatttCCTGAAATTATAATGTCAGACAAATTGGTatccaaaattaataaaatgataaaataattcttaaaattgtACATATGGTTATTTTAATCCCTAGATTGGTAACTAACATtcaaacaattatttatatttattgggTGAATCATCAATCATTTCTTGAAATTATAATGGCCAAATAAATTCATCTCTAAAATTATAATGGCCGGTGAAATTGattcctaaaattaaaaattgctataaaaaaatttcgCGCATTTTGTCCAtggacttatatatatatagatttgaaaagtttatcctaaagtttttattattaattgtcttttgattttgatgtggtACTTCGTTGCTGAAATAGTACTATAGTAGTTTAGACCTCCAACTTCTTCTTTCTTCACAATCAACAAATTACTTTCTcagtttattatatataaatgcatTGGTAATTGTATTCTCCAAAGGTATGTTTacatttattatgtaaaaaacatattaaagttaagttgataaatttatttataattttttattgtaattctacaaaattattcattacatataagaaaattaattattagttaaattaacaaaatcttacgaaattatttattaaataattttatttctaaataactATCTTGGTAATAAAAGTTCGaaatttatacataataaataattttatatggttagataaataaaattatatagaaatatttaataaataaatttatcattttaacgtataatattttttatataaatataaacatatacTTAGGagataaaattacaattaacaAGCACAATAATGATATTACAATAGgcaaaatattcttaatttggattatatttttcaattttattgggTGTAATTTGATAGCATGATGCATGGAAAATCATTAATTGAACCTATGGGTTGCAAGTGGTTGAGTTTGTGCACAATGTTTGTATGAGGCATATAATGGTTAAGCAACTAAAATATTGGTTATgaatattgattatttttttttatggaatccATTGGCATGACCATAACTTTATGACTTCAGTTTTTAATATGTAACTAGAATtctattttccttaattttctGTGTGAATTATAAcagtttttatattatatcatattCATTGAAGAGATAAAATCGAGGTTCATGCTTTATGGAATGAATATGTCTCCATGTAATGcgttaaatattttatgttattttggaGTGAACTTAAGGATGAACTTGACAAACTTGAaatgatattgattgatttaaaagagagtgattaaaaaaaagtctaagAAATAATTGTGAAATGattccaacaacaacaagatTTAGTTCCCAAATTAGACTAATAACTAATGTTAGTAAATTATACATAAAACTAAGGTGTTGTGTTTATATGTTGATAGGTTTTCCCATAAAGGGCTAGTctagatttaatttttcttatttgctaaATTTTTCACACCATAGacttgttaaaattttaataaaattttggtaaaaatggaaacaaattcATCATAGATTGAACTTTATTTTCACTTAATCAAGTTTTtacttttgataaaattttcatattattgattatgtatatatattaaactattGTGTTATAgaagtataataattattatttcatgatttgATAAGTAAAATTGAACTACACATTActaagaatatttattaaagttTCATGGAATGTTTAATATATTCTCTAATTAAGAAGTGAAAATATCTTTTCAAATATCAATCAAAACATAACTATTATTAATATGGTTTAATTTCATCTCTATTTTTATAAGTACACAAGTTTCTTTTAGAAGATTGGAGTGGGATGCTTTGAATGTGAAAGTGAGATGGTAAGGTAAATTCTATGAGACATTGTTGTAAACTAACTGTATAAAATGTATTGTACCAttcattaataaagaaaaagagatataaTTCTCTTATGCATGATATGTATAAATTTTGACAATTTGTGTGATGAAAACTAACATTTGCAGGCATCGCAAAGACTCCGAGTGGGAGGAATATAAGCACAATATATATTGAGAGTGCACAAGTATTTCAgactaagaaaaaaataagaaagaaaggatAGGATTAATCTTAAGATGCATAAGATATAACAAAAACTTCAAGGACAATTAGGGGGAAAATTAAgtctaaatttaatatatatttactttctCTTTgtgaattaacaaaattaaaatttagatctaCTTATCCTAAAGATTACTTGTACCTATtggtgcaacacctaataatgtaaaaaaaaagtcgTTTAACAATGCaatatcatttttgtgatagtaactaaatattttttttattaaatttagaaaTTGATTTTCATCAATATGTATACATTTATTATAGTGTacaaactttttaaaatgattaatatttcATGTAAATGTATCATTGATTAACTCATCACTCTCTAGtataaataattctttttttcttttctattgatTTTGACTTCTAAATTAtacatttgaaacaaaaaaagaatgatCATATATATGTTATGAATATTGTTAGTTCTTAAGACTAATATGCAGTTTTGAAGTTGTAACACTTGCATAGGTTAACTATATTGTCAACCTTTTAAACAATGTATTTATGCACATATATTTTGTGTTATAGTAATATGTCTATGTGATTTgcaaataaacatatttatctcattttttattttgttttatgaatcaaaatataaattattacaaaatgaaATACTTAAGCGGATATATGTTAAATAACTAAATAGAAATCCAACTTtgtaaaggaataaaaaaaaa
This region includes:
- the LOC114384106 gene encoding polypyrimidine tract-binding protein homolog 3-like isoform X2 encodes the protein MLRAKNQALLQMQDIPSAVNALQFYANVQPSIRGRNVYVQFSSHQELTTMDQNQAREDEPNRILLVTVHHMLYPITADVLHQVFSPHGFVEKIVTFQKSAGFQALIQYQSRQSAVTARSTLQGRNIYDGCCQLDIQFSNLDELQVNYNNDRSRDFTNPNLPTEQKGRSSQPGYGDAGGMHSGARAGGFSQMANAAAIAAAFGGGLPPGITGTNERCTVLVANLNPDRIDEDKMFNLFSIYGNIVRIKLLRNKPDHALIQMGDGFQAELAVHFLKGAMLFGKRLEVNYSKHANITQGADTHEYANSNLNRFNRNAAKNYRYCCSPTKMIHLSTLPQDITEEEIVSLLEEHGTIVNSKVFEMNGKKQALVQFETEEQATEALVCKHASPLSGSVVRISFSQLQNI
- the LOC114384106 gene encoding polypyrimidine tract-binding protein homolog 3-like isoform X1 → MAEPSKVIHVRNVGHEISENDLLQLFQPFGVITKLVMLRAKNQALLQMQDIPSAVNALQFYANVQPSIRGRNVYVQFSSHQELTTMDQNQAREDEPNRILLVTVHHMLYPITADVLHQVFSPHGFVEKIVTFQKSAGFQALIQYQSRQSAVTARSTLQGRNIYDGCCQLDIQFSNLDELQVNYNNDRSRDFTNPNLPTEQKGRSSQPGYGDAGGMHSGARAGGFSQMANAAAIAAAFGGGLPPGITGTNERCTVLVANLNPDRIDEDKMFNLFSIYGNIVRIKLLRNKPDHALIQMGDGFQAELAVHFLKGAMLFGKRLEVNYSKHANITQGADTHEYANSNLNRFNRNAAKNYRYCCSPTKMIHLSTLPQDITEEEIVSLLEEHGTIVNSKVFEMNGKKQALVQFETEEQATEALVCKHASPLSGSVVRISFSQLQNI